AAAGGAAGATATCCCAATTCCAAAATTGAAAAAAGAATCACCCCTTTTGCATAAATCTCGAAATTTGGTGTCTTTAAGTGACAATCATTTGGAAATTGAATCAAGAAGACAGAGAGAAATTGTCTGGAATGTGATCAAGGTTTTGAGTGCCAAGAAAAACTCGAAAAGGTTTTCGAATAAAGTGAAGAAGTTTTTGGGTCAAAGATCATGTAAGTTTCGTTTTTTCATGACTTGGATTTCTTCATTAGATTCATTTGGTGATAGAGAATTGTTTGTAGTAGAGGCTTTGTTTAAATCACACCCTGATGGGTGTTTGGTAATTGTATCGAATTCTTTGGATTCGATTAGAGGAAAACATATTTTGAGACATTTTGTTGATAAGGGGTTTCAGGTAACTGCAATTTCACCAGATTTTAGTTATTTATTTGAGGATACTGTGGCTGAATCATGGATCAATCGGTTACGTAGGGGAAATGTGAATACCGGGGAAATTTCATTAGGTCAAAACCTTTCGAATTTGCTTAGGCTTGGTTTGTTGTATAAGTTTGGCGGAATTTATATAGATACTGATGTTGTAGTTTTGAAAAGTTTTAAGAAGCTAAGAAATGTAATAGGGGCACAAAGTATTGATGTCGAAACAAGAAACTGGAGTAGGCTGAATAATGCTGTAATGATTTTTGATAAAGGGCATCCATTGCTTTACAAATTCATTGAAGAGTTTGCACTTACATTTGATGGGAATAAATGGGGTCATAATGGCCCTTACTTGGTTTCTAGGGTTGTGTCGAGGATTACTGGTAGGCCTGGTTATAATTTTACAGTTCTACCGCCAATAGCATTCTATCCGGTTGATTGGAGTAGGATTGGCGGCTTCTTTCAAAGGCCTGGATATGAGACTGATTCGATATGGTTAGATGCTAAGTTGAGGCATATTTATAGACAGAGTTATGCAATGCATCTTTGGAATAAGCAAAGCAGAGGGCTCAAGGTTGAAGAAGGCAGCATCATCAAACAGATTATATCGGAAAATTGTGTTTTCTGCAATGACATGGTGACAGTAGAATAAAGATGTCAAACATGTGCACAGCTCATTGCATGTGCGCTTGTATAAAATTAGACCT
The sequence above is drawn from the Apium graveolens cultivar Ventura chromosome 2, ASM990537v1, whole genome shotgun sequence genome and encodes:
- the LOC141707193 gene encoding uncharacterized protein LOC141707193 is translated as MGSSENISSSNQFHHFLSIDHFQKLKRSLFALLSLFLLLLLTCHCTSIFLLDLPLPAKTPLDISPENVAGKSRKGDYSTSIKLSSSLIYAIKEDIPIPKLKKESPLLHKSRNLVSLSDNHLEIESRRQREIVWNVIKVLSAKKNSKRFSNKVKKFLGQRSCKFRFFMTWISSLDSFGDRELFVVEALFKSHPDGCLVIVSNSLDSIRGKHILRHFVDKGFQVTAISPDFSYLFEDTVAESWINRLRRGNVNTGEISLGQNLSNLLRLGLLYKFGGIYIDTDVVVLKSFKKLRNVIGAQSIDVETRNWSRLNNAVMIFDKGHPLLYKFIEEFALTFDGNKWGHNGPYLVSRVVSRITGRPGYNFTVLPPIAFYPVDWSRIGGFFQRPGYETDSIWLDAKLRHIYRQSYAMHLWNKQSRGLKVEEGSIIKQIISENCVFCNDMVTVE